A DNA window from Flavisolibacter ginsenosidimutans contains the following coding sequences:
- a CDS encoding proline iminopeptidase-family hydrolase, with protein sequence MRKLVLFSVPLLFLSFLCSCEVKVKTANTPKDITVAEYFNYGDTGVQSAGIKMIPIQTPAGTFKVWTKRFGNNPRIKVLLLHGGPAAGHEYMECFESFFPKEGFEFYEYDQLGAPYSDQPTDSSLWTIPRYVDEVEQVRKAIGADATNFYVLGNSWGGILAMEYALKYQKNLKGLIVADMVASCPDYGRYAYSVLAKQMDPKVLQEIKAIEAKGDFSNPRYEELLMPNFYQQHICRLNPWPDPVVRAFTHLDGTKVSKQIYVMMQGPSEFGIAGRLTNWDIKNRLKEISVPTLMVGAKYDTMDPKAMEEQSKMVQHGSYLYCPNGSHMCMWDDQQVFMNGVIKWIKEVDAK encoded by the coding sequence ATGAGAAAGCTTGTTCTTTTTTCTGTCCCGCTTCTTTTTCTGTCCTTTCTCTGTTCCTGCGAGGTCAAAGTAAAAACGGCCAACACGCCCAAAGACATCACGGTGGCGGAATATTTTAATTACGGCGACACGGGTGTCCAATCAGCCGGCATTAAAATGATTCCCATTCAAACACCTGCCGGTACGTTTAAAGTATGGACGAAACGCTTCGGTAACAATCCGCGCATAAAAGTTTTGTTGCTGCACGGAGGCCCCGCAGCCGGACACGAATACATGGAATGTTTTGAAAGCTTTTTTCCGAAAGAAGGCTTTGAGTTTTACGAATACGATCAACTGGGTGCGCCGTACAGCGATCAGCCAACCGACAGCAGCTTGTGGACAATTCCGCGTTACGTGGATGAAGTGGAACAGGTGCGAAAAGCCATTGGCGCTGACGCAACCAATTTTTATGTGTTAGGCAATTCATGGGGCGGCATTCTGGCAATGGAATATGCGCTCAAATACCAAAAGAATTTAAAAGGATTGATTGTGGCGGACATGGTTGCGAGTTGTCCCGATTACGGAAGATACGCGTACAGTGTTTTGGCGAAGCAGATGGATCCAAAAGTTTTGCAAGAGATCAAAGCCATTGAAGCAAAAGGAGATTTTTCGAATCCGCGTTACGAAGAATTGTTGATGCCGAATTTTTACCAACAGCACATTTGCCGCCTGAATCCCTGGCCCGATCCCGTTGTGCGTGCCTTCACGCATTTGGACGGCACCAAAGTTTCCAAACAGATTTACGTGATGATGCAGGGCCCGTCTGAATTTGGCATTGCCGGACGTTTGACAAACTGGGACATCAAAAACCGCCTGAAAGAAATCAGCGTGCCCACGTTGATGGTTGGCGCGAAGTACGACACAATGGACCCGAAAGCAATGGAAGAACAGAGCAAAATGGTGCAGCACGGAAGCTATTTGTATTGTCCCAACGGAAGCCACATGTGCATGTGGGACGACCAGCAGGTATTCATGAACGGCGTGATTAAATGGATAAAAGAAGTGGACGCGAAATGA